CTCGTCTTCAAACTCGTAGGCCTCCTCGGAGACCCGGTCGAAGACATCGAGGTGATGCTTGAGGATGGCGGCCGCCTGCTTGAGCGCATCGTCCGGATTGATCCGACCGTCTGTCCAGACCTCGAGGATCAGCTTGTCGTAATCGGTAATCTGCCCGACCCGGGTGTTCTCGACCACATACTTGACCAGTCGGACCGGACTGAAGAGGGAGTCGACCGGGATGACCCCGATGGGGTGATCCTCCGACTTGTTGCTCTCACCCGGGCAATAGCCACGACCGACCTGAACCTCAAGTTCGGCCGAGAACGTCATCTCCTTGTCCAAGGTGCAGATGACCTGATCCGGATTGACGATCTGGATATTGGCATCGGGCTCGATGTCACCGGCCGTGACGGCACCGGCGCGGGTGACGTTGATCCGCATCTTCACGACCTCGCGCTTATGCGAAACGAAGAGAATCTTCTTCAGGTTGAGGACGATATCGGTGACGTCTTCAACAATTCCGTCCACACTCTGAAACTCGTGGTTGACTCCGTCGATCTTGATCGAGGCGATGGCCGCACCCTCGATCGAACTGAGCAGGACCCTGCGGAGCGAGTTCCCGATGGTATGGCCGTAACCGGTCTCAAAGGGCTCGGCGACAAATTTGGCGTAGGTATCGGTCGCGCCTTCCTCGATTTTGACGAGTCGGTTCGGCAATTCGAATTTTCCAATACGTTTTGGCATGGCGATGATGGTATGGTGGCAGAACGAACGTGGGGGACCTCTTCCTTCGGGAGAGGCATGAGTGGTCGACTAGAACCGGCTGTAGAACTCGACAATCAGCTGTTCGTTGATCGAGGGCTCCATCTCCTCCCGGGTGGGCAGCCGGTTGGCGGTGGCACGGAATGAATCATCATGGCGGGTAAGCCAGGCCGGGATCGCCCGCATGCGGGTCTCCTCCATGCAGCGGGTGGCCAGCTGGCGGGCCGAGGTGTTGGCGCGGATTTCAATTTCGTCGCCGGCCTTCACCTGGTAGCTGGCGATATCCACCTTGTGGTTGTTCACCCGCACATGGCCGTGATTGACAAACTGCCGGGCGGCCCGGCGGGTTCGGGCAAAACCCAGAAGATAGATGACACTGTCAAGGCGGGTCTCGAGCAGTTGGAGGAATCGCTCGCCGGTGACACCACGCTCGCGCTTGGCCTTCTCAAAGGTCCGGCGGAACTGGCGCTCGAGCAGGCCATACATGTAGCGGAGCTTCTGCTTCTCCATCAGACCGATCGCATACTCGCTGTGCTTGCGGCGGGAGCGGGGGCCGTGGATTCCTGGAGGATAACTCCGCTTTTCAAACGCCTTGCTGGAACCGAAGATCGGCTGGCCGAACCGGCGGCTGATGCGAGTGGTGGGACCTGTGTAACGAGCCATGGTGTGTCGGGAAAAAAGACGGATTGAAAAGGATCAGACGCGGCGGCGCTTCGGCGGACGGCAGCCATTGTGGGGCACCGGCGTGACATCGATGATGGAAGTGACCTCAAGACCGACCGCCTGCATCGCCCGGATGGCGGAATCGCGTCCCATCCCCGGGCCGCGGACCCGGATGACGACCTCCTTGAGGCCGTGGGCCATGGCGGCGCGGGCGGCGTCCTGGGCAACTACCTGGGCCGCGTAGGAAGTCGACTTGCGGGATCCGCGGAAATTCATTTTCCCGCCGCTGGACCAGGAGATGAGATTTCCCTTCTGGTCGGTGATCGAAACGATCGTGTTGTTGAAGGTGGCCACGATGTGAACCACCCCCGCAGAGATATTCTTGCTGCCCTTGGCCTTGCGGACCTTGATCAGGCCGATCTCGTCCTTGAGCAGATCCTGGGCGGTCGGCGCCTTGGGCACACCGCCGATGGTCTCGGGTTCGGTCTTTTCCTCCGCTCTTTCGGCGTCGGGCGCTTCGGCCTGCGGCTTCTCCGCTTTGGGAGCACCGCCCTTGGCGGGTGCCGTCTTTACGGATTCTTCGCCCTTGGGGGCGGTTTGGGGAGTGTCTTTTTCCTCGGCCATGGCTGAATGGGTTTATTTCTTGCGGACAACGCCGACGGTGCGACGTGCGCCCTTCCGGGTCCGGCTGTTGGTGCTGGTGCGCTGACCACGAACGGGAAGACCGCGACGGTGACGGATCCCCCGATAACAGTTGATCGCCTGAAGGCGCTTGAGATTACTGGTGATATCACGGCGAAGATCACCCTCGACCATGTACCGCTTCTCGGAGATGGCGGCCATGATATGGTTGATCTGTTCCTCGGTCAGATCATCCGCCCGCATGTCGGGATCCAACTTGAGCGTTTCGACGATCTCGCGGGAACGCGCCGGGCCGATCCCGTAAATATAACGCAGGGAATACTCGATTTTCTTTTTTCCGGGAATGTCGACACCAAGTAAGCGTGGCATAATGATATGGGTTACTGATTTCTTGAAAGAGGATGGTTGATTGATCTCATCAGCCCGAGATCATGGGCTTCTTGACGGGAACGGTCAGGACTTCGGGAGCCCCTTCCGTAATGAGCACGGTGTGTTCGAAATGCGCGGATGGCGTGCGATCGCGGGTCGTTACGGTCCAGCCGTCGGCCAGGACTTCGACCTCGGGTCCACCGAGGTTGACCATGGGCTCGATCGCCAGGGTCATTCCCGGCCTCAGCTTCGGACCCGTTCCAGGGCGCCCGAAATTGGGAATCTGCGGCTCCTCGTGCATGCTGACCCCCACACCGTGACCCACGAATTCACGGACGACAGAAAACCCATTGGACTCCACGTGACGCTGGACGGCGGACGAAATGTCGCCCACCCGCTTTCCAGCGACGGCCCGGGCGATTCCCCGACGCAGAGCCTCCTCGGTCACTTCGAGAAGCTTCTGCGTTCCAGCCGGAACCTCTCCAACCGGAACGGTGCAGGCATTGTCGCCGATGAACCCCTGGTAGGAGACCACCACGTCCAGGGCCACGACATCACCCTCCTGGAGGACCCGATTGATCGAACCGATTCCGTGAACCACCTCCTCGTTGACCGAGAGGCAGCTGTAGCTGGGGAACCGGCGCGAGCCCACCTTGTAATTGTGGCAGGCACTGACCGCTCCTCCTTCGAAAATCAGATTCTTGGCGATCTGGTCCAATTCAAAGGTGGAAATCCCGGGCCGGACATAACCCTTCAGGGCGTCGAGAACCTCCGCGGCAACCCGACAGGCTTCGCGCATCCGTTCGATCTGGTCCTGACTCTTGATTGGAATCATGAGCAGGTGGGGACGAGATCCGGTTCCTCTTCGAAGAGGTCGTCGCAACGGTTCGTTTCAGGAGAAAGCCGGGTCAGGATGGCCTGGCGGTCGTAGTGACGGATGACCGGATCGGCTCCGTCCACTCCAAATCCGTCGGAGGAACAGAGAACCGCCTGATCGAGGGATTCTCCCCGGGCCTCGAGCCATTCGTCGAGGATGAGGGCCTGGCCCAAGTTGGTCGGGAAACCTTCGAGAAGAAAGCCGCGGCCTGAGCGTCGCGACCAGAACCATTTCCGCACCACGGCCAACAGGATGTCGGCCGCGACCGGACGGCCCTCGATGAGGGATCGGGCGGCACGGATGCCAAAGGAGGTATTGCGCTCGATCTCCGCCTGCAGCAGGCGGGAAACCGAAACGTGCTCAAAAGTCAAAGAACGAAGAGGCTCCAGATCCCGGTCGTGACCGGATTCCGGGGCCCCAAGAAGGACGACGCGTGACCGCGAGGATGCAAGCGCCGCAAAGGGAACCGAATTGGCACGGTCAGGTGCCGATGTAAAGAGGGAACTCAAAATTTCTGCAACCCCCAGGCAAGAATTCCCACCAGAAAGATCGCTCCAAGGACAGCATAAAGCACGGCCACGTTCTTGAATCCGACCCCTGCGCCCAGCGCAGTCTGTCGACTGGTCCCACGGCCCCGAATCCGCCCCTTCTTCAGAAATCCGTCGTAGTGACGCTGGAGGAGGAAGGTCTCGATCTGCCGCATGGTATCGAGGAGAACACCCACGGTGATCAACATGCCGGTCCCGCCAAAGAAGACGGCGATGCGATAGGGGACGTTGTATTCGAAGAGCAGGACGTCCGGAAAAATCGCGATGGCGGTGAGGAAGATGGCACCGGCCAGAGTCAGCCGGGTCATGATGAAATCGAGGAATCGCGCAGTGGGTTCCCCCGGGCGCACACCCGGGATATAGCCGCCGTACTTCTTCAGGTCGTCCGCAATCTGGATCGGCTTGAACATGACCGAGACCCAGAAATAACTGAAAAAGAGGATCAGCGACGACATCGTCAGGTAGTAGATCCAATGCCCGCGTCCGAGGTTGTTGGAGATGTCGGTCAGCCAGCGGAGGTTGAGGGCCGCCCCCAACTGGGAAAAGATCTGTTGCGGGAAGAGGAGGATGGCGCTGGCAAAGATCACCGGCATGACTCCCGAATAATTGACCTTCAGGGGCAGGAAGGAACTCTGGCCCCCATAAACGCGCCGCCCGACCACGCGCTTGGCATATTGCACCGGAATTTTCCGCTGCGCCTGGGTCACGGCAACGATGCCGGCGGTGACCGCGAGCAGGAGGAAGAGCATCAAAACGCCTTCCGGAAGACCGAGCCGGTTGACTCCGACCGGGGCGAAGAAGAGCTGGTAGGTGGCCGCGATTGCCCCGGGCAGATCCGAGAGGATGCCGACCGTGATGAGCAGGGAGATTCCGTTTCCGATTCCCCGCTGGGTGATCTGTTCTCCCAGCCACATGAGCAGAAGTGTTCCGCCGGTCAGGATGATCGTCGAATTGACCAGGAACATGGCCTTGCCCGTGATGACGATCGACCCGTAGAGATTGACGTCATACCCCGGGAACAACTTGGCCGGATTCTCCAGGGCAAGGAGGAGGAGAACTCCCTGGACCAGACAGATGACCACGGTCGCGTAGCGGGTGTACTGGGCGAGCTTCTGCCGGCCGACATCGCCCTCCTGCTGAAGGCGCGCAAGCGACGGCACCACGGCAGCCATCAATTGGAAGATGATGGAGGCGGAGATATACGGCATGATGCCGAGGGCCCCAACCGCACCCTTCAGGAGGGCGCCACCCGTGAACATATTGTAGAGGCCGACCACACTGCCGCCGCCCGCGGAAGTCTGCGCCGCGAAGAAGCTCTGCAGCGGAGCCGGATCCAACCCTGGAAGCGGTATATTGGCCGCCACCCGGGCGACAAACAGGAGCGCCAGGGTAAGAAAGATTCTCGAGCGGAGCTCGGGAATCTTAAGGCAATTGGTGAAGGCTGAGAGCATCGGATATCAGGTTCAACCGTCGCCTCAGGAGGCCACCAAGGACTCGCCGCCCGCTTTCTCGATTTTTTCCCTGGCTGCAGCCGAAAACTTGGCCGCGGTGACCTTCAGGCGACGGTTCAACTCACCGCCACCGAGGACCTTGAGTCCGGAAAACTCGCCGCGGATGAGACCGGCCTTGATCAGGACGTCGCGATCCACCTCAACGATGGACTCGTCCAGCCGGGCGAGCTCGCCGAGGTTGACCGTGTCATAGGAGGTCCGGAAGTTCGCATTGTTGAAACCGCGATGAGGCAGCTTGCGGTAAAGGGGCATCTGGCCACCCTCAAAACCGGGGCGGATACTGCTGCCGGACCGCGCAGTCTGGCCCTTGCCGCCGCGTCCGCTGGTCTTGCCGTGGCCGCCACCCTCGCCGCAGCCGACACGCTTGCGGCGCTTGACCGCGCCGGGTCGATTGGAAAGTTCGTGCAATCGCATGATGTGTAGTGGTTACAAGTCCGCTCAGGCTGCGCCTACGCCGCGGAGTTTCTGGTAGTCCTCGGCGAGTTTGAGCTGCCGGAGACCGTCGAGGGTCGCCTGGACGACCGCGATATGGTTGTTCGAGCCAAGGGACTTGGACA
This sequence is a window from Opitutaceae bacterium. Protein-coding genes within it:
- a CDS encoding DNA-directed RNA polymerase subunit alpha, coding for MPKRIGKFELPNRLVKIEEGATDTYAKFVAEPFETGYGHTIGNSLRRVLLSSIEGAAIASIKIDGVNHEFQSVDGIVEDVTDIVLNLKKILFVSHKREVVKMRINVTRAGAVTAGDIEPDANIQIVNPDQVICTLDKEMTFSAELEVQVGRGYCPGESNKSEDHPIGVIPVDSLFSPVRLVKYVVENTRVGQITDYDKLILEVWTDGRINPDDALKQAAAILKHHLDVFDRVSEEAYEFEDEGAEVSEEQNKLRKLLNMSVNEIELSVRAANCLNNANITTVGELAMKTEQEMLKYRNFGKKSLNEIKDKLEALGLSLGMKFDERLLDTRKEA
- the rpsD gene encoding 30S ribosomal protein S4: MARYTGPTTRISRRFGQPIFGSSKAFEKRSYPPGIHGPRSRRKHSEYAIGLMEKQKLRYMYGLLERQFRRTFEKAKRERGVTGERFLQLLETRLDSVIYLLGFARTRRAARQFVNHGHVRVNNHKVDIASYQVKAGDEIEIRANTSARQLATRCMEETRMRAIPAWLTRHDDSFRATANRLPTREEMEPSINEQLIVEFYSRF
- the rpsK gene encoding 30S ribosomal protein S11, whose amino-acid sequence is MGLIKVRKAKGSKNISAGVVHIVATFNNTIVSITDQKGNLISWSSGGKMNFRGSRKSTSYAAQVVAQDAARAAMAHGLKEVVIRVRGPGMGRDSAIRAMQAVGLEVTSIIDVTPVPHNGCRPPKRRRV
- the rpsM gene encoding 30S ribosomal protein S13, which gives rise to MPRLLGVDIPGKKKIEYSLRYIYGIGPARSREIVETLKLDPDMRADDLTEEQINHIMAAISEKRYMVEGDLRRDITSNLKRLQAINCYRGIRHRRGLPVRGQRTSTNSRTRKGARRTVGVVRKK
- the map gene encoding type I methionyl aminopeptidase gives rise to the protein MIPIKSQDQIERMREACRVAAEVLDALKGYVRPGISTFELDQIAKNLIFEGGAVSACHNYKVGSRRFPSYSCLSVNEEVVHGIGSINRVLQEGDVVALDVVVSYQGFIGDNACTVPVGEVPAGTQKLLEVTEEALRRGIARAVAGKRVGDISSAVQRHVESNGFSVVREFVGHGVGVSMHEEPQIPNFGRPGTGPKLRPGMTLAIEPMVNLGGPEVEVLADGWTVTTRDRTPSAHFEHTVLITEGAPEVLTVPVKKPMISG
- a CDS encoding nucleoside monophosphate kinase, with amino-acid sequence MSSLFTSAPDRANSVPFAALASSRSRVVLLGAPESGHDRDLEPLRSLTFEHVSVSRLLQAEIERNTSFGIRAARSLIEGRPVAADILLAVVRKWFWSRRSGRGFLLEGFPTNLGQALILDEWLEARGESLDQAVLCSSDGFGVDGADPVIRHYDRQAILTRLSPETNRCDDLFEEEPDLVPTCS
- the secY gene encoding preprotein translocase subunit SecY, with the translated sequence MLSAFTNCLKIPELRSRIFLTLALLFVARVAANIPLPGLDPAPLQSFFAAQTSAGGGSVVGLYNMFTGGALLKGAVGALGIMPYISASIIFQLMAAVVPSLARLQQEGDVGRQKLAQYTRYATVVICLVQGVLLLLALENPAKLFPGYDVNLYGSIVITGKAMFLVNSTIILTGGTLLLMWLGEQITQRGIGNGISLLITVGILSDLPGAIAATYQLFFAPVGVNRLGLPEGVLMLFLLLAVTAGIVAVTQAQRKIPVQYAKRVVGRRVYGGQSSFLPLKVNYSGVMPVIFASAILLFPQQIFSQLGAALNLRWLTDISNNLGRGHWIYYLTMSSLILFFSYFWVSVMFKPIQIADDLKKYGGYIPGVRPGEPTARFLDFIMTRLTLAGAIFLTAIAIFPDVLLFEYNVPYRIAVFFGGTGMLITVGVLLDTMRQIETFLLQRHYDGFLKKGRIRGRGTSRQTALGAGVGFKNVAVLYAVLGAIFLVGILAWGLQKF
- the rplO gene encoding 50S ribosomal protein L15, with product MRLHELSNRPGAVKRRKRVGCGEGGGHGKTSGRGGKGQTARSGSSIRPGFEGGQMPLYRKLPHRGFNNANFRTSYDTVNLGELARLDESIVEVDRDVLIKAGLIRGEFSGLKVLGGGELNRRLKVTAAKFSAAAREKIEKAGGESLVAS